The following are encoded in a window of Streptomyces sp. 11x1 genomic DNA:
- the eccE gene encoding type VII secretion protein EccE, with the protein MASARRTRSRSRTEAVDPRSAPSAVSPAPPAVTTFAPGPFAPHLKAGSGHFGAFRFRQVLLVEAAAAVLLVGWAVHPLVLVPAALVASLLVLLAVVRRRGRSLPEWLATARALKARQRKAAETVIPPGTEPGLAPAVECDPTLRSYTYRGRDRRAVGVIGDGTFVSAVLQVEADATALRADRSRQPLPLGLVRDSLEVDGIRLEGAQIVLHTQPAPAIQLPQQSVAVSNYAPLQAQTGTPAIRITWIALKLDPELCPEAVAARGGGLLGAQKCVVRVADHLASRLTGSGFRTTVLDEQELIAAVATSACANPLVTAEAGRTETPQRRTEESGRNWRCDNRRHTTYWVRRWPQLGGRGSSLPQLVGQLTALPALATTFSLTVARGVRQEVTVAGHVRVTGRSDDELVAARRALEHAARQAGTGLARLDREQVPGVLATLPLGGVR; encoded by the coding sequence ATGGCTTCCGCACGCCGGACGCGATCACGATCGCGTACAGAAGCGGTCGACCCGCGTTCTGCTCCTTCCGCCGTTTCCCCGGCCCCGCCCGCGGTGACGACGTTCGCTCCCGGTCCCTTCGCACCGCATCTCAAGGCGGGTTCCGGGCACTTCGGCGCATTCCGGTTTCGGCAGGTCCTCCTCGTCGAAGCAGCCGCCGCCGTTCTGCTCGTCGGCTGGGCGGTGCACCCCCTCGTTCTCGTGCCCGCGGCCCTCGTCGCGAGCCTGCTGGTGCTGCTCGCAGTGGTACGTCGCCGGGGGCGCTCTCTGCCCGAATGGCTGGCCACGGCAAGGGCGTTGAAGGCACGGCAGCGAAAGGCAGCCGAGACTGTGATACCGCCCGGGACCGAGCCGGGGCTCGCGCCCGCGGTGGAGTGCGACCCGACGCTGCGGAGCTACACCTACCGCGGGCGGGACCGGCGTGCCGTCGGGGTCATCGGGGACGGCACGTTCGTCAGTGCCGTGTTGCAGGTCGAGGCGGACGCCACGGCGCTTCGGGCGGACAGGAGCCGGCAGCCGTTGCCGCTGGGCCTGGTGCGGGACTCGCTGGAGGTCGACGGGATCCGGTTGGAGGGGGCGCAGATCGTGCTGCACACCCAGCCGGCGCCCGCGATCCAGTTGCCCCAGCAGTCGGTGGCCGTGAGCAACTACGCGCCGCTGCAGGCCCAGACGGGTACGCCGGCCATCCGGATCACCTGGATCGCGCTGAAGCTCGATCCGGAGCTGTGCCCGGAAGCCGTGGCCGCGCGCGGGGGCGGTCTCCTCGGGGCACAGAAGTGCGTGGTGCGGGTCGCGGACCATCTGGCCAGTCGGCTCACCGGGTCCGGATTCCGTACGACCGTGCTCGACGAGCAGGAGCTGATAGCCGCCGTCGCCACCTCAGCTTGCGCCAACCCCCTGGTGACGGCCGAGGCGGGGCGTACGGAGACACCGCAGCGACGGACCGAGGAGTCCGGGCGCAACTGGCGGTGCGACAACCGTCGGCACACCACCTACTGGGTGCGGCGATGGCCGCAGTTGGGTGGCCGGGGTTCCTCCCTTCCGCAGCTCGTGGGACAGCTGACAGCCCTGCCCGCACTCGCCACCACGTTCAGTCTGACCGTGGCACGCGGAGTGCGACAGGAGGTGACGGTCGCCGGACACGTTCGGGTGACGGGGCGCAGCGACGACGAACTCGTCGCGGCCCGGCGCGCGTTGGAGCACGCGGCCCGACAGGCCGGGACCGGGCTCGCGCGGCTCGATCGTGAACAGGTACCGGGCGTCCTCGCCACGCTGCCCCTGGGAGGTGTTCGGTGA